Proteins from a single region of Leucoraja erinacea ecotype New England unplaced genomic scaffold, Leri_hhj_1 Leri_1619S, whole genome shotgun sequence:
- the LOC129716030 gene encoding reticulon-4 receptor-like, with the protein SLTPLLLVTPPSRPLSPCPSPCTCYLSPLTVSCQSLGLSTLPSPLPPSSSRLLLQGNKIEEVGLRPFPPLLTVLALHSNNLSLLHESGLSGLAWLQDLDLGHNPGLLTLGPGTFRGLVSLRSLHLGGCGLLQLPPGLFSGLVSLRYLYLHDNRLPGLPSGTFRGLGNLSDLFLYGNRIETLPGWAFEGALGLRRLLLHGNGLGLVKPEAFSGLSALSTLFLFENRLQTLPGVSLSPLRSLLYLRLNSNPWLCDCQALGLRGWFRNYRGASTPVSCLQPPSLQGRDLRGLEQAEFGACPGARTQWGDDGAFWSRPQASPGRWAQGLNGSSGQEGVWGGEREMWLLPLMVCVSLIPL; encoded by the exons tccctcactcccctcctcttGGTCACACCCCCCTCGAGG cctctctccccatgccCTTCTCCCTGTACTTGCTACCTCTCCCCGCTGACTGTGAGCTGCCAGTCTCTaggcctctccaccctcccctctcctctccctccctcctcttctcgccTCCTCCTACAGGGCAACAAGATCGAGGAGGTGGGCCTGAggcctttcccccctctcctcaccgtaCTAGCCCTCCACTCCAAcaacctcagcctcctgcacgagTCGGGCCTGTCGGGCCTAGCGTGGCTGCAAGACCTGGATCTAGGCCACAATCCCGGCCTACTAACGTTAGGCCCCGGAACGTTCCGAGGCCTGGTCAGCCTCCGCTCGCTGCACCTGGGAGGCTGCGGCCTCCTCCAACTACCTCCAGGCCTCTTCTCCGGCCTAGTCTCCCTCCGCTACCTCTACCTCCACGACAACAGGCTTCCGGGCCTACCTTCCGGCACGTTCCGAGGCCTGGGGAACTTGTCTGATCTCTTCCTGTACGGGAACCGGATCGAGACTCTGCCCGGTTGGGCCTTCGAAGGGGCCCTGGGCCTCAGGAGGCTCCTTCTCCACGGCAACGGGCTGGGCCTGGTGAAGCCTGAGGCCTTCAGCGGCCTCTCGGCCCTCTCCACCCTCTTCCTGTTCGAGAACCGGCTCCAGACTCTCCCGggagtttccctctctcccctccgctccctcctctacctgcgactcaactccAACCCCTGGCTCTGCGACTGCCAGGCCCTGGGCCTACGTGGATGGTTCAGGAACTACAGAGGGGCCAGTACTCCCGTCTCCTGCCTCCAACCGCCCTCTCTACAAGGCCGGGACCTGCGGGGGCTGGAGCAGGCCGAGTTCGGAGCCTGCCCGGGGGCCCGGACACAGTGGGGGGACGATGGGGCCTTCTGGAGTAGGCCTCAGGCTTCTCCGGGTCGCTGGGCCCAAGGCCTGAATGGATCCAGTGGacaggagggggtgtgggggggagagagggaaatgtgGCTGCTGCCTCTAATGGTCTGTGTCTCTCTAATCCCACTGTGA